From one Nitrospira sp. MA-1 genomic stretch:
- the ispD gene encoding 2-C-methyl-D-erythritol 4-phosphate cytidylyltransferase encodes MFNSVVAVVPAAGLGIRMGGNTPKQYLSLGGIPLLVYSLKVFQHLECIREVILSVPASDLDYCRREIVQLFGLKKVTQVVAGGLRRQDSVRNGLEAISDQPDGVLVHDGVRPFIDQPIVRNVIDRAGQTGAAVVAMSIHDTVKRVDHSGIIQETLKREELWQIQTPQVFRYDWLVEAHKQAQLHQWAVTDDAALIERMGYPVSVVEGSCFNIKVTKPDDLVLGEAILKTMGSRG; translated from the coding sequence ATGGGGGGAAACACTCCCAAACAATACCTTTCTCTTGGAGGAATACCTCTCCTAGTATATTCACTAAAAGTTTTTCAACATCTCGAGTGTATCCGCGAAGTGATTCTTTCCGTGCCGGCTTCGGATCTGGATTATTGCCGGCGTGAAATAGTGCAGCTCTTTGGATTGAAGAAAGTCACTCAAGTTGTGGCGGGAGGACTACGGCGCCAGGATTCTGTCAGAAATGGACTTGAGGCCATTTCCGATCAACCTGACGGAGTTCTGGTCCATGATGGTGTCCGTCCCTTTATCGACCAGCCCATTGTTAGGAATGTGATCGACCGGGCCGGGCAAACAGGGGCTGCGGTGGTGGCGATGTCAATTCATGATACCGTAAAACGGGTCGATCATTCTGGGATTATTCAAGAGACATTGAAAAGGGAGGAACTCTGGCAGATTCAAACTCCCCAGGTGTTTCGGTATGACTGGCTCGTAGAGGCACATAAACAGGCTCAACTCCATCAATGGGCCGTCACCGATGATGCTGCCCTCATCGAACGGATGGGATACCCCGTTTCCGTAGTGGAGGGAAGTTGTTTTAATATAAAAGTGACCAAACCGGATGATCTGGTTCTGGGGGAAGCTATTTTGAAAACGATGGGAAGCCGAGGGTGA